One segment of Streptomyces sp. YIM 121038 DNA contains the following:
- a CDS encoding alpha/beta hydrolase: MRVAPAATIGLGLVGLLAGAVPATASPAPPPVRSEQHQRLDWRACPAEQKELNEAGAQCARVTVPLDYARPGGRTIQLSISRIKAKNRSERRGILLSNPGGPGGTGLATTLALRPALKDVADRYDLIGFDPRFLGDSSPISCTPAGPPTPPAPTTSARKDFEASVRSARDQARRCREHGDNAALLPHASTRNVARDMDAIRAALGERKLSYYGVSYGADLGAVYTQMFPRRTDRMVIDSSTDPAATQYELFRRSGEPLEKSLDEWAGWAARHHGTYRLGRTATQVRATVQRLLDRAERRPVALAGLRLNAPVLRLILKQPIQHQENDPALAAIVRDLVDAAAGKPVEPGPELAAMLELLSSPELADSFVGGAVFMCGDGGWPAGGWPADPETYWRNSVRSRATQPVFGPYVNGMIAPCAFWGAEPREPGTRIGNSVPVLMLQARRDNNVPYEGGLALHRKLTGSRLVTADIRAHGVYGRGLDGYRPVPCADRAVNDYLRGGDLPTTDVTCAATEVTR, translated from the coding sequence ATGCGCGTCGCACCCGCCGCCACCATCGGCCTCGGCCTCGTCGGCCTGCTGGCCGGAGCCGTCCCCGCGACGGCCTCCCCCGCCCCGCCCCCCGTCCGCTCCGAACAGCACCAGCGCCTCGACTGGCGTGCCTGCCCCGCGGAGCAGAAGGAGCTCAACGAGGCGGGCGCGCAGTGCGCCCGGGTGACCGTCCCCCTCGACTACGCCCGGCCCGGCGGCCGTACGATCCAGCTCTCGATCTCCCGCATCAAGGCCAAGAATCGCAGCGAGCGGCGCGGCATCCTGCTGTCCAACCCCGGCGGCCCGGGCGGTACCGGGCTCGCCACCACCCTCGCCCTGCGCCCGGCGCTGAAGGACGTGGCGGACCGCTACGACCTGATCGGCTTCGACCCCCGGTTCCTCGGCGACAGCAGCCCGATCTCCTGCACCCCGGCCGGGCCGCCTACACCGCCCGCGCCGACGACGTCCGCCCGCAAGGACTTCGAGGCCTCGGTGCGGTCCGCGCGGGACCAGGCGCGGCGCTGCCGCGAGCACGGCGACAACGCCGCACTCCTCCCGCACGCCTCCACCCGCAACGTGGCACGGGACATGGACGCCATCCGGGCCGCCCTCGGCGAGCGCAAGCTGTCGTACTACGGGGTCTCCTACGGCGCCGATCTGGGCGCCGTGTACACACAGATGTTCCCGCGCCGCACGGACCGCATGGTCATCGACTCCTCCACGGACCCGGCGGCCACCCAGTACGAACTGTTCCGGCGCTCCGGAGAGCCGCTGGAGAAGTCCCTCGACGAATGGGCCGGGTGGGCCGCCCGGCACCACGGCACCTACCGGCTCGGCCGCACCGCCACCCAGGTGCGGGCCACCGTGCAGCGGCTGCTCGACCGGGCCGAGCGGCGGCCCGTGGCCCTCGCGGGCCTGCGGCTCAACGCCCCCGTCCTGCGGCTGATCCTGAAGCAGCCCATCCAGCACCAGGAGAACGACCCGGCGCTCGCGGCCATCGTGCGGGACCTCGTCGACGCCGCCGCGGGCAAGCCGGTCGAGCCGGGACCCGAACTCGCCGCCATGCTGGAGCTGCTCTCCTCCCCGGAACTGGCGGACAGCTTCGTGGGCGGTGCGGTCTTCATGTGCGGCGACGGGGGCTGGCCCGCGGGCGGCTGGCCCGCGGACCCCGAGACGTACTGGCGCAACAGCGTGCGCAGCCGCGCCACCCAGCCGGTCTTCGGCCCGTACGTCAACGGCATGATCGCCCCGTGCGCCTTCTGGGGCGCCGAGCCGCGCGAGCCGGGCACCAGGATCGGCAACAGCGTGCCCGTCCTGATGCTCCAGGCCCGCCGTGACAACAACGTTCCCTACGAGGGCGGTCTCGCCCTGCACCGCAAGCTCACCGGTTCCCGTCTGGTGACGGCGGACATCCGCGCGCACGGCGTGTACGGACGCGGTCTCGACGGATACCGCCCCGTTCCGTGCGCCGACCGGGCCGTCAACGACTATCTGCGCGGCGGGGATCTGCCCACCACCGACGTGACCTGCGCCGCCACGGAGGTGACCCGATGA
- a CDS encoding serine hydrolase domain-containing protein, with protein sequence MTGTGPTMSRRTTMAAAAGALLAGAAPQAAAAPHDTAPTAPGRGRHALQADVDAVRATGATGVIAEVQTPHGRTTARAGVADLESGRPVPWDAYYRIGSDTKTFTAVVALQLVGEGRLALTDTVERWLPGAVRGNGNDGGRITVANLLRQTSGLNDYVTIAEGEFTPEGYRKGRFRTHTPREQLAAALAKPPQWLPRRDAPAAERRWGYANTNYVVAGLVIEAVTGRPWAQEVHERIIEPLGLRHTLIPGTSPYVPQPTATAYTQFPGSKELTDTTLAAVGGADGALISTTRDHAVFLRALMAGRLLRPAQLAAMRRTVPAEDWIRAKGVRYGLGIAWRPVAGSGSGLWFHGGTHLGVVSESGVTEDGTRAVTTATFTLRTDGTRQEAQDAATRRLVDNALRAGGAR encoded by the coding sequence ATGACCGGGACCGGCCCGACGATGAGCCGGCGCACCACCATGGCGGCCGCCGCCGGGGCCCTGTTGGCGGGCGCGGCCCCGCAGGCCGCGGCGGCTCCGCACGACACGGCGCCCACCGCCCCGGGGCGCGGGCGCCACGCTCTCCAGGCCGATGTCGACGCCGTCCGGGCGACCGGGGCCACCGGCGTCATCGCCGAGGTGCAGACCCCGCACGGCCGCACCACGGCACGCGCCGGAGTGGCGGACCTGGAGTCCGGCCGACCGGTGCCCTGGGACGCGTACTACCGCATCGGCAGCGACACCAAGACCTTCACCGCCGTGGTCGCCCTCCAGCTGGTCGGCGAGGGCAGGCTCGCGCTCACCGACACGGTCGAGCGCTGGCTGCCCGGCGCGGTCCGGGGCAACGGCAACGACGGCGGCAGGATCACCGTCGCCAATCTGCTGCGCCAGACCAGCGGCCTGAACGACTACGTCACCATCGCGGAGGGGGAGTTCACACCCGAGGGGTACCGCAAGGGACGGTTCCGCACGCACACGCCCCGGGAGCAGCTGGCGGCCGCCCTCGCGAAGCCGCCGCAGTGGCTCCCGCGCCGCGACGCCCCGGCGGCCGAGCGGCGCTGGGGCTATGCCAACACCAACTACGTCGTCGCGGGCCTGGTCATCGAGGCGGTGACGGGCCGTCCATGGGCGCAGGAGGTCCACGAGCGCATCATCGAACCGCTCGGCCTCCGGCACACGCTGATCCCGGGAACCTCCCCTTACGTCCCGCAGCCGACGGCGACGGCGTACACGCAGTTCCCCGGGAGCAAGGAACTGACCGACACCACGCTCGCCGCCGTCGGCGGCGCGGACGGCGCCCTCATCAGCACGACCCGCGACCACGCCGTCTTCCTGCGCGCCCTGATGGCCGGACGGCTGCTGCGCCCCGCGCAGTTGGCGGCGATGCGGCGGACCGTCCCGGCCGAGGACTGGATCCGGGCGAAGGGCGTCCGCTACGGCCTCGGCATCGCCTGGCGGCCGGTGGCGGGCAGCGGCTCGGGCCTGTGGTTCCACGGCGGGACCCACCTCGGCGTGGTCTCCGAGTCCGGCGTCACCGAGGACGGCACCCGCGCCGTGACGACGGCGACGTTCACCCTGCGCACCGACGGGACCCGACAGGAGGCCCAGGACGCCGCCACGCGGCGCCTGGTGGACAACGCGCTGCGGGCAGGGGGCGCCCGCTAG